The Cannabis sativa cultivar Pink pepper isolate KNU-18-1 unplaced genomic scaffold, ASM2916894v1 Contig3, whole genome shotgun sequence genome window below encodes:
- the LOC133029057 gene encoding DELLA protein RGL2-like — MANDDDKNNSFFFVPPFNFEEIQNNNHCGPTITDELEVIFNPKNKDHSFGGMVNNKDDDDRFGLFYDQQDNMMMMMNMAGNKEVLVPKIFAQDQQRQELPKSDYSILDDFDAISMNFDDPPPPPPFASLEFLSQCETSGHNKLSSHNKNTTITESNTQIMNSHHYTTRRSKLSTEEIMRIAGSCYIRFSSVQGTNDTVLMPPFGSCYAISGLSHGETKDVQLVHLLLSVAEKVNDQQFDQATRLLQSPQLTPSYYYSSSPNNKPNSVERVVLSFIEALQQKIDSETGFITRKRRGRRRSMTSTTNTTNNDKDQLSRGLGTSILSVTCFQRLPFPQVLHFPAVQAIIESLDEFDDKLHVIDLEIRSGVQWTLLMKALAERNDNNNINNQDRPLFQLLKITAIGTPENQVKIEETQNRLTNLAESLNVPFSFKILILTELDDINEGMIETEEDEVLAVFTSLLLRMMLYKPLSLEKLMRVIKTLKPSVMVVIETEVNLNAPSFANRFIEALFFYGAFFDCFETCFKEEEELKTTMEEVLGMGIDNIVSKENGERVIRSVRIGVWRAFFERFRMVESKLSDSSLYQASLVAKKFGYGSSLTMERNGKGLIVGWKGTPINSLSVWKFL; from the coding sequence ATGGCTAATGATGATGATAAGAATAATTCTTTCTTCTTTGTTCCACCATTCAACTTCGAAGAAATCCAGAACAATAATCATTGCGGCCCTACTATTACAGATGAATTAGAAGTGATCTTCAATCCAAAAAATAAAGACCATTCATTTGGAGGAATGGTGAACAATAAAGATGATGATGATCGATTTGGCTTGTTCTATGATCAACAAGATaacatgatgatgatgatgaatatGGCTGGTAATAAAGAAGTACTAGTACCAAAAATTTTTGCTCAAGATCAACAAAGACAAGAATTACCCAAGTCCGACTACTCAATTTTGGATGATTTCGATGCGATTTCAATGAATTTCGAtgatcctcctcctcctcctcccttTGCTTCTTTAGAGTTTCTTAGCCAATGCGAAACTAGTGGACATAACAAGCTGAGTAGTCATAACAAGAACACGACGATAACAGAAAGCAACACCCAAATAATGAATAGTCATCATTATACGACACGTCGTTCGAAGCTATCAACTGAAGAAATCATGAGAATTGCCGGATCATGCTACATACGATTCTCGAGTGTCCAGGGAACAAACGACACCGTTTTGATGCCCCCTTTTGGAAGCTGTTATGCTATCTCCGGTTTATCCCATGGCGAAACCAAAGATGTACAACTAGTCCACCTTCTCTTATCCGTAGCTGAAAAAGTCAACGACCAACAGTTTGACCAAGCCACCAGACTCCTCCAAAGTCCTCAACTCACTCCCTCTTATTATTATTCCTCATCACCTAATAATAAACCCAACTCAGTCGAGCGAGTTGTCCTCTCTTTCATTGAAGCTCTTCAACAGAAAATCGATTCAGAAACTGGTTTTATTACTAgaaaaagaagaggaagaagaagatcaATGACCAGTACAACTAATACTACTAATAATGACAAAGATCAATTAAGTCGTGGTTTGGGTACAAGCATTTTAAGCGTTACCTGCTTTCAACGACTCCCTTTTCCTCAGGTACTTCATTTCCCAGCTGTTCAAGCTATAATCGAGAGTTTGGATGAGTTTGATGATAAGCTTCATGTGATCGATCTCGAGATTAGAAGTGGGGTTCAATGGACACTTTTAATGAAAGCTTTAGCAGAGcgaaatgataataataatattaataatcaaGACCGTCCATTATTTCAGCTTCTTAAGATCACAGCCATTGGTACACCGGAGAATCAGGTCAAAATTGAGGAAACCCAGAACCGGTTGACGAATCTAGCTGAGTCTCTGAACGTACCCTTTTCGTTTAAAATCTTGATCTTAACAGAACTGGATGACATCAATGAAGGTATGATCGAAACTGAGGAAGACGAGGTTTTAGCTGTGTTCACCTCGTTATTACTAAGAATGATGTTGTATAAGCCACTGAGTTTGGAGAAATTGATGAGAGTTATTAAAACACTAAAGCCATCTGTAATGGTTGTCATAGAAACAGAAGTTAATCTAAACGCACCGTCGTTTGCGAACCGATTCATAGAAGCTTTGTTCTTCTATGGGGCTTTCTTTGACTGTTTCGAGACTTGTTTTAAAGAGGAAGAAGAGCTTAAAACGACAATGGAAGAGGTCTTGGGAATGGGGATTGATAATATTGTGAGTAAGGAAAATGGTGAGAGAGTTATTAGAAGTGTGAGGATTGGAGTTTGGAGAGCTTTCTTTGAGAGGTTTAGGATGGTGGAGAGTAAGTTGAGTGACTCTTCTTTGTACCAAGCTAGCTTGGTGGCTAAGAAGTTTGGTTATGGAAGTTCTTTGACTATGGAAAGGAATGGAAAGGGTTTGATTGTTGGGTGGAAAGGTACTCCAATTAATTCCCTTTCAGTTTGGAAATTTCTCTAA
- the LOC115703825 gene encoding uncharacterized protein LOC115703825 codes for MSDHDHDHTLVVHHNKILIKSALVRVPFRITTTTLLSLLLPLSFLLLARIACARFLLNQLQPSPPFFSIFLHTSPSILYLIVSTISIATLVHTLTVGKLTLLSESLPLTTALLSRRLRLSAAWIFLITLQVCVGLGIEGTVSLGTDFSSFGTDRTLVSRVIFFLGLHETMLHWSRLVVKPVVDDTIFGVVSRNEKWFERGAIAGSFGGLWYWRLRDEVESLVVVAEAKGEMLMEVGLADFAGWWLYYLTVTIGMVKVIKSLMWVGMSLFCRRVGRISSEIIDSNTNSNIATLNIVVEEKV; via the coding sequence ATGAGTGACCATGATCATGATCATACACTAGTTGTTCATCACAACAAGATTTTGATAAAATCAGCCTTAGTAAGAGTCCCATTTCGAATAACCACAACAACATTACTAAGCCTCTTACTTCCATTATCTTTTCTCCTCTTGGCTAGGATCGCCTGCGCCCGTTTCCTCCTCAACCAGCTACAACCGTCTCCACCTTTCTTCTCCATATTCCTCCACACAAGCCCTTCAATCCTCTATCTCATAGTCTCCACCATAAGCATAGCTACACTCGTCCACACCCTAACAGTAGGCAAGCTCACACTCCTCAGCGAGTCACTACCGTTGACCACCGCTCTCCTCAGCCGTAGACTCCGCCTCAGCGCCGCCTGGATCTTCCTAATCACATTACAAGTGTGCGTGGGTTTAGGGATCGAAGGAACCGTTTCATTGGGAACAGATTTTTCGAGCTTCGGTACGGACAGGACTTTGGTGAGTCGAGTCATTTTCTTTCTCGGCTTGCACGAAACGATGCTTCATTGGTCGAGGCTTGTGGTTAAGCCTGTGGTGGACGACACCATTTTCGGTGTCGTTTCGAGGAACGAAAAGTGGTTCGAGAGAGGAGCCATAGCTGGGAGTTTCGGTGGGTTGTGGTATTGGCGGCTGAGGGACGAGGTTGAGTCGTTGGTGGTTGTGGCTGAGGCTAAAGGTGAGATGTTAATGGAGGTTGGTTTGGCTGACTTTGCTGGCTGGTGGTTGTATTACTTGACTGTCACTATTGGTATGGTGAAAGTCATTAAGAGTCTTATGTGGGTTGGaatgtctttgttttgtaggaGAGTAGGTAGAATCTCATCTGAAATAATTGACTCCAATACTAATAGTAATATTGCTACTTTAAATATTGTTGTTGAAGAAAAAGTCTGA